Proteins encoded together in one Mycobacterium sp. MS1601 window:
- a CDS encoding polyprenyl synthetase family protein, translating to MTGTADRSALIVEVEDRLRQVGKVVRRSMLDAIPDGEPHQWLYRPMREYPARPGKALRPALCLSAGLAFGAKAEDILGMAVAIELLHNAFLVHDDIADGSEMRRGRPTLAAEHGLAAALNAGDGVAIVASQVLRRAVRRLDRDLADLVMSEFDTMALRTLEGQATEIGWQRDHVDSLTPEDYLELIMHKTCWYTTIHPLRVGAMVGSGGTVDLGPLVRFGFHFGAAFQIRDDLLNLIGDEHTYGKEILGDLYEGKRTLSLVHLMANATGADRDLVGQYLRLRRTERGPEIVTTIRELMDTYGSITFTREYAEGILLVAEDLFEIAFADAQPGPDLDFLRSLVPYVWARWR from the coding sequence ATGACCGGTACCGCTGACCGGAGTGCCCTCATCGTCGAGGTCGAAGACCGTCTTCGCCAAGTGGGCAAGGTTGTTCGCCGGTCGATGCTCGATGCCATCCCCGACGGCGAACCCCACCAGTGGCTGTACCGGCCCATGCGGGAGTACCCGGCCCGGCCCGGAAAGGCGTTGCGGCCCGCCCTGTGCCTGTCGGCGGGTCTGGCGTTCGGCGCGAAAGCCGAGGATATCCTGGGAATGGCGGTGGCCATCGAACTGCTGCACAACGCATTCCTGGTGCATGACGACATTGCCGATGGCAGCGAAATGCGCCGTGGCAGACCAACACTGGCTGCCGAGCACGGGTTGGCCGCAGCGCTGAACGCCGGTGACGGTGTGGCCATCGTCGCCAGCCAGGTGTTGCGCCGGGCGGTGCGACGCCTCGACCGCGACCTCGCCGACCTGGTGATGTCCGAGTTCGACACGATGGCGCTGCGCACCCTGGAGGGGCAGGCCACCGAGATCGGCTGGCAGCGCGATCACGTCGACAGCCTCACCCCCGAGGACTACCTCGAACTCATCATGCACAAGACCTGCTGGTACACGACAATTCACCCGCTGCGGGTCGGGGCCATGGTCGGTTCCGGCGGTACCGTCGACCTGGGACCGTTGGTGCGCTTCGGGTTTCACTTCGGAGCGGCATTCCAGATCCGCGACGATCTGCTGAACCTGATCGGCGATGAGCACACGTACGGCAAGGAGATCCTGGGTGATCTCTATGAGGGCAAACGCACCCTGTCACTGGTGCATCTGATGGCCAACGCCACAGGAGCCGACCGCGACCTGGTGGGGCAGTACCTGCGCCTGCGCCGCACCGAACGTGGGCCGGAGATCGTCACCACCATTCGTGAATTGATGGACACCTACGGCAGCATCACGTTCACCCGTGAATATGCCGAGGGCATCCTGCTTGTCGCAGAGGATCTCTTCGAGATCGCCTTCGCCGACGCGCAACCAGGACCGGACCTCGACTTCCTGCGCTCGCTCGTACCCTACGTCTGGGCCCGCTGGCGCTGA